TCGAGCCGGTCGACGATGCGTGCGACCTTGGCTTTCACCCAGCGGTGACCGTGCAGCGCCCAGTACACACGACCCGGTACCAGGGCCTCGTCGTCGAGCCAGGCGACGGTGGCGCGCAGCGTGCGCGCCGGCTCGAAGGCGCCGGGTGCCAGCAGCCAGTCGCCGCGCGACACATCGACTTCTCGGTCGAGCACGATGCCGGCGCTGTGGCCGGCGGCGATGGCGGATTTTTCGCTACGGGCATGGTCCAGCACCTGGGCGACCCGGGCGCTGGTGCCTGCCGGCATCACCACGATGTCCTGGCCGGGCGCGACCTGGCCCGCGTTGATGCGGCCCCAGAACACACGGCGGCCTTTTTCGGTATCGGCCGAGGCCGAGAACTTCTCGACCCACTGCACCGGAAACGCGAACGGCAGGTCCACGTCGGCGGCCGTGACCGGCAGGCCTTCCAGGATCTGCAGCAGCGACGGGCCTTCGTAGCCGGCCCAGCCAGCGCGCGGCTCCACCACGTTCCAGCCTTCTAGCGCCGACATCGGCACCGTCGTCGCGACCGTGATGCCGGCATCGCGCGCGAAGGTCTCCAGCGCGGCGCGGATGCGGTCGAAGGCGACGGTGGGGTGGTCCACCGCGTCGAGCTTGTTGACCGCGAAGATCACCGAAGGCACCCGCAGCAGCCGGGTGAGCAGGCTGTGGCGGCGGGTCTGCGGCAGCAGCTCGTGCGCGGCCGCGCCGTCGCCCGACGCCCAGCGCAGCTTGGTCGCGTCGACCAGCACCACGGCGGCATCGGCGCTGGAAGCGGCGGTGACCATGTTGCGGGTGTACTGCTCATGGCCCGGCGCGTCGCCGATGATGAACTTGCGGCCGGCCGTGGCGAAGTAGCGGTAGGCCACGTCGATCGTGATGCCTTGCTCGCGCTCGGCCGACAGCCCGTCGGTCAGCAAGGCCAGGTCGGTGGCGCCGGAGCGCTGCACGCCGGCCAGCTGGTCCGACAGTACCGCGCGGGTATCGACCAGCAGCCGCCCGATGAGGGTGCTCTTGCCGTCGTCCACGCTGCCGCAGGTGATGAAGCGCAGGGCAGTGCCGGTATCGGCAGCGGCGGCGGCGGCAGTCGCAACGGCGGTAGAAGAATTGCTCATGTTCGATCCATCAAAAATCGTCCGCAAATGGCGGCATTAATTCCAGGGGCACCGTGGAGCTGGCTTTGCCAGGCCACCGGTGCCGCCCCCGGCAGGGGGTAGGCGGCTACAGCCCGCGCAGCGGGCCGAGCAAGCCTGGGGGCGAGTCAAAAGTACCCGTCTTTCTTGCGCTTCTCCATTGAGGCGTCCGAGGTCTTGTCATCCATGCGGGTCGAGCCGCGCTCGCTCACCTCGGCCGACAGCGTCTCGATCACCACGTCTTCTGCATTGGCCGCGTCGCTCGCCACCGGGCAGGTGCAGGTGATGTCGCCCACGGTGCGAAAACGCACCTGGCGCACGACCGGCGTTTCGCCGTCGCGCGGCGGTGTCAGCGGCGTGACCGGCACCAGCAGCCCCTTGCGCTCGACCACCTCGCGCTCGTGCGTGTAGTAGAGCGAGGGCAGGGCGATGTCTTCGCGGGCGATGTACTGCCACACGTCGAGCTCGGTCCAGTTGGAAATGGGGAACACGCGGAAATGCTCACCCGGCTGGATGCGGGTGTTGAACAGGTTCCACAGCTCGGGCCGCTGCGCCTTGGGCTGCCACTGGCCGAAGCTGTCGCGGTGCGAAAAGATGCGCTCCTTGGCGCGGGCCTTTTCCTCGTCGCGGCGGGCGCCGCCGATGAGCGCGTCGAAGCGGAATTCCTCGATGGCTTCCAGCAGCGTCACCGACTGGTGCGCATTGCGCGACTCGCCCGCATGGGCCAGGCGCACCGTCCCGCGCGCCATCGAGTCCTCGACGCTGCGCACGATGAGCTCGGCCTTCAGCTCGGCCGCGCGCTGGTCGCGGAAATCGGTCACTTCCTGGAAGTTGTGGCCGGTATCGATCATCAGCAGCGGGTAGGGAATGCGGCCGGCGCCGAAGGCCTTTTCGGCCAGTTTCAACAGCACCAGCGAATCCTTGCCGCCGGAGAAGAGCAGCGCAGGACGTTCGAAGACGGCCGCGACTTCACGCAGGATGAAGATGGCTTCTTCTTCCAGCGCATCGAGGTGGCGGTTGGCCAGGTGCGTGGGGCGCAGGATCTGCGGGTCCGTGCGGGCGTTCATGCGGTGGTCTCTTTCTGCTGGCGCGGGGGGAAGAAGCTGATCGGCGAAACGGTGGCGCTGGAATTGGCGGAGACGGTCGGGTCGGCGGTGGACGGGTCGTCGTGACTGCTGCCCGAAGGCGCGCCGTCGTGGCTGCCCTCCACGTGCAATCCGCATTCCTTGGCGCTTTCGCTTTCCCACCACCAGCGGCCTGAGCGGAAGTCCTCGCCCAGCGTCACCGCGCGGGTGCAGGGCGCGCAGCCGATGCTGGGGAAGAACTCGTCGTGCAGCGGGTTGTAAGGCACGCCGTGCAATTCGATGTAGTGCCAGACGTCGCCCCAGGTCCAGGCGGCCAGCGGGTTGACCTTGGCCCGGCCGGATTCACCCGGCGCCTCGATGTCGTGCACCTCGGCGCGGGCTTGCGACTGCTCGCGCCGCAGCCCGGTGATCCAGGCGCGCTTGCCGGCCAGCGCGGCCTCCAGCGGCACCATCTTGCGGATGTCGCAGCACTGCTTGCGCAGGCCGATGCTGCGGTACATGGCTTCTTCGCCGTTCTCGGCGACGAAAGCGGCTGCCACGGCGGCGTCGGGGCGGTAGACCTCGACCGTGCGCTGGTAGTGGGCTTCGAGCCGGCCGATGAGCGCGACGGTCGGCTCGTGCAGCTTGCCGGTGTCGAGCACGAAGACGGCCGAGGCGATGCCGCCGCGCTGGATCAGGTCGGTGACGACCATGTCTTCGGCGCCCAGGCTCGACGCCTGGGTCAGCGGGCTGTACTCGCGCTCGGCGCGCTGCAGCAGCGCGATCGAATGCGCGACCTTGGCGTCGAAATCGGCCGACGGGCGTCCCCGCTGCAGGGCCAGCAATGCGTTCGTCGTCATGGCGCGATCAGGCGGCGGCCGTGGCCGCGAAGTGGGGCGCGACGGTGACCGCGTCGCCCTGGTAGAACGCCGGAAAGCGCTCGAACTGGCGGGCAGCCGCCGAGGCATCGAGGCCGGCCTTGAGCACCGCGCTCGAAAAGCCCATGCGCGACATCTGCACCAGCTGGTCGATCAGCACGTCGCCGGTGGCGCGGATGTCGCCCTTGAAACCCAGGCGGCGGCGCAGCAGGAACGCCTGGCTGTAGGCACGGCCGTCGGTGAACTTGGGGAACACGAGCTCGATGCGCTGCAGATCGCCCAGGCGATCGGCGAGGGTCAGCGGGTCTTCGTCATTGGCAAGCGTCAACACCGCCGGCAGGTCGTCGGTGGCGTCGTCGGCGGACAGGATGCGCAGGGGCAGGGTGGTCATCGCGGGATCTCTTTCTTCTGCAGGCGCGGTCTTCAAGCGACCGCTTCTTCGGCCTTCGGTGCGCGGGCGGCATTGGCAGCGACCTTGAAGGGTTCGATGCCGACGCGGCGCAGGGTGGCGATGAAGGTCTCGCCTTGCTCGCGGGTGTCGCGGTAGGCACCGAGCACCGCCTCGATCACGTCCGGCACTTCGGCGCCGGTGAACGACGGGCCGACGACCTTCCCGGCCTGCGGGCTGCCCGACAGCGTGGAGCCGTCGGAGCCGCCGAGCGTGACCTGGTACCACTCCTTGCCGTCCTTGTCGACGCCGAGGATGCCGATGTGGCCGCTGTGGTGGTGGCCGCAGGAATTGATGCAGCCGCTGATGTGCAGGTCGATCTCGCCGATGTCGTCGAGCTCGTCGAGGTCCTGGTAGCGCTCGGTGATGGCGGCGGCGATCGGCAGCGAACGGGCGTTGGCCAGGGCGCAGAAGTCGCCGCCGGGGCAGGCGATCATGTCGGTGAGCAGATGCACGTTGGTGCTGGCGAATCCGGCGGCGCGGGCGGCCTGCCAGAGTGCGTGCAGCTCGGCGGCGGGCACCCAGGGCAGCAGCAGGTTTTGGTCGTGCGTCACGCGGGCTTCGCCGGCGGAGAAGCGGTCGGCCAGGGCGGCGGCGGTGTCGAGCTGGTCGGCGGTGGCGTCGCCGGGCGACAGCCCCGGGCGCTTGAACGACAGCGTGACGGCACGCAGCGCGGGGTTCTGGTGCGGCGCGACATTACGCTGCAGCCAGCGCGCGAAGGCGGGCTCGGCGGCGGCGGCCTGGGCCAGCGCCGCATCGGCGGAGGCGGCATCGCCCAGCGGGGCCAGCGCCGGCGGCACGAAGGACGCGGCGACGCGGTCATATTCGGCCTGGCTGATGGTGTGCGGCGCGCCGTCGTGCTCCACGATCTGGCGGTATTCGGCTTCCACGTCGTCGATATAGCGCTGGCCTTCGGCCTTCACCAGGATCTTGATGCGCGCCTTGTAGATGTTGTCGCGCCGGCCGTAGCGGTTGTAGACCCGCACCACGGCTTCGAGGTAATTGAGGATCTGGTCCCAGGGCAGGAACTCGCGCAGCACGGTGCCCACGATGGGTGTGCGGCCCATGCCGCCGCCGGCCGCCACGCGGAAGCCGAGCGCGCCGGTGTCGTCGCGCAGCAGGTGCAGGCCGACGTCGTGCCAGGCGGTGGCAGCGCGGTCTTCGGTGGCGCCCGTGATCGCGATCTTGAACTTGCGAGGCAGGAAGGCGAACTCGGGGTGCAGCGTGCTCCACTGGCGCATGATTTCGCCGAAGGGGCGCGGATCGGCGATCTCGTCGGCCGCGACGCCCGCACGTTCGTCGGTGGTGATGTTGCGGATGCAGTTGCCGCTGGTCTGGATGCCGTGCATGTCGACGCTGGCCAGCAGGTCCATCACGTCAGCCGATTTGGCCAGCGGAATCCAGTTGAACTGCACGTTCTGGCGGGTGGTGAAGTGGCCGCAATGCGTCGGCAGCGAGGTGGTGCCGAGGGCGCCCTGGCCTTCCATGGCGCGCTGGAAGACTTCCGCCTCGGGTTCGTCGTATTCCCGGGCGATGCGACCGAGCACGCGGATCTGGGCGCTGGAAATTTCGCCGTAAGGCACGGCCACGCGCAGCATTGGGGCGTAGCGCTGCACGTACCAGCCGTTCTGCAGGCGCAGGGGCTTGAATTCATCGTCCGACAGGGCGCCGGCCTGCCAGCGCTCGAGTTGGTCGCGGTATTGGTCCGCGCGCTGGCGTACGAATTGACGATCGAATTCTGTGTATTGGTACATCGTGGAATTGCTTGGGCCCCACCGGGGCCAGGGGATGAAAGACTTTAAGCCTTTGAAGTCTAAAGCCCAACGAATCAATCGTTGTTGCTATATATAGATCCGTTATGAGGAAAGCGGAACTTGCTTATGCGTTTCCTGTTTTTCGTGCAATCCGGCGCACGATGCGCTTGGTGCCGACGGCTTTGACCAGTCCGGCGTCGACCGGCATCGGCTCGCCGTGCAGGCGTGCGGCCAGGATCTCCGCGCACAGCACCGCCATGGTGATGCCACGGGCGCCGAGCGCGGTGCAGGCCCAGACGCGGCTGGTGTCGTCGGGCCACGGGCCGACGATGGGCAGGCGGTCGGGGGAAGTTCCGCGCACACCGCGCCAGTCGGATGCGGCGGTGAACATGGTCGGCAAGGCCGGTTCCAGCAAGGGCAAGAGCTCGGCCAGGCGTTGCCGGTTGCCGGCGCGATGGGTTTCGAGTTCCCCGTCGGGCACCACCACGGCTGCGCTGTCGCGTTCGAAGCTGGCGCCGGTCAGCCAGAAATTGGCCCCGCTGTGGTCCGGCACGCGGGGCAGGAAATGGCCGTGCCCGTTCCAGGGGCCATCGACGGCTGGCGCGTCGTCGGTCGGTCCGTAGGAAACCTGGCCCGCGACCGGTTGCAACGTCAGTCCGTACCCGAGCTGCAGGCCGCTGGCGTGCCCGGTCGCGATGATCACCAGGGTTTCCGCTTCGATCGCTGCCAAATCGAGCGCTTCGCCGTAGCGGACGGTCACGCCGGGTGTCGCCAGCATCGCCCGCACCAGCGCAGCCGGGCGCATCCAGCCTGCCTGGCGGTGGAAGACGGGAAGCTGGCCTTCGCGGATCTGCGTGACGCCGGAAATGTCCCAATCCACGCTGCGTTCGAGTAATTCGTCCGCGGTGGCGCAGAGGCTGCGCACGCCGGCGCGACTCAGGCGTGACAGCACGGCATCGTCGGCAGACACATGCGGCGCGAACAGCCCCGCCGGCACGCCGGACGCTCCGCTGGCCGGGCTGTTCGCCGGATCGAACACCGTCGCGCGCCAGCCGCGCAGTGCGAGGCTGCGCGCCGCTGCCGCTCCCGCAAGACCCGCGCCGGCGACGACACACCGGCCGGGCGCTCGATCCGGCAACGCCACATGGCGGGCCGGCAGGTGGACCAGTTCGGCCTGAAGGTTATGCCGTTTGGGCGGAACGCCTTCGACCTTGCGCACCGAAAAGCCGGCAGCGGTCAGCCCGTCGCGCACCGTGCGAGCCACTGTCCAGGTCGACAGGCGCGCACCGGGCCGGCAGCAACGCGCGACCGCGCGCAGGGTTTCGGCGCGCCACATGTCGGGATTGCGATCGGGACTGAAACCATCCAGGTAGACCGAGTCGGCCCAGCGGCCGAGTCCGCGCAGGGCCTCGGCGCTGTCGCCGACGAGTAGCGTCAGCAGAACGCGCCCGCCGTCGAGGGACAGCCGATGCGTGCCGGCATCGAGCCCCCACCAGGCGTCGGCGAGCTGGCGTCCCAGGTCGTCGAAGCCGGGATCGACCTGGGCATTGCGCCGCACGTCGTCCGCATCCGCCGGCCAGGCTTCCGTCGCGACATAGTGCAGCGTCGCCGGCCGGTCGGGGTCGTCGCGCCAGGCTTTCCAGGTGGCGAGAAAGTTGAGGCCCAGGCCGAAGCCGGTTTCCAGCACGCACCAGCGCGCCGCGCCGCGCCAGGCCTGCGGCAAACCGCAGCCCGCGACGAAGACCTCACGCGCCTGGGCGAGTCCGCCGTCCTCGCTGCGGTATCTATCCTGGAATCGGGGGCTGAAAGGCGTGCCGTCGGCCCGCCATTCGACGGGTTCGGCCACGACCCGTGCTCAGGCCGCGGTGGGCGGCACGTAGCCCTGTGCGGCGTCGGCGCCATCGCCGAAAAAGTGCTTTTCCATTTGCCGCGCCAGGTATTGCCGGGCGCGGGCATCGGCCAGATTCAGCCGGTTTTCATTGACCAGCATGGTCTGTTGCTTGATCCAGTCGGCCCAGGCTTGCTTGCTGACGTTCTGCCAGATGCGTTTGCCGAGTTCACCGGGGTAGGGAGGGAAGTCCAGGCCTTCGGCCTCGGTGCCGAGCTTGATGCATTGGACTGTGCGCGCCATCGGGATCTGCCTTTTAAGATGAAATTTCGACTAAACAAAGAGAATTTTATTCGTTCTTTGCGCAGTAGCACGCTCTCAGAATCGGGGCTGTCCGAACACAACCCATTGGAAAAAGAGCCCATGCAAGCGCGCCGCGACTTTATCAAGATTCCCCTGGCTGCCTCCCTGGCGTCGTTGATGGCCCTGCCGGGCGGCGCGGCCTTTGCGCAGGCACCGGCGGCCGTGACGCTGCTGAACGTTTCCTACGATCCGACACGCGAGCTCTACGTCGACTACAACCAGGCCTTCGCCAAGTACTGGAAGGGCAAGACCGGCCAGGACGTGTCGATCAAGCAGTCGCACGGCGGCTCGGGCAAGCAGGCCCGCTCCATCATCGACGGCATCGATTCCGATGTCGCCACGCTGGCACTCGGCGGCGACATCGACGCGCTGGTCAAGCACAACGGGCTGGTCAAGGCAGACTGGCAGAAGCGCCTGCCGCACAACTCGGCTCCCTATACGTCCACCATCGTCTTCCTGGTAAAGAAAGGCAACCCCAAGGCCCTGAAGGACTGGGACGACCTCATCAAGCCGGGCGTGCAGGTGATCACCCCCAACCCCAAGACCTCCGGCGGCGCCCGCTGGAACTACCTGGCCGCCTGGGAGTTCGGCCGCCGCAAATACAAGGGCGACCAGGGCGCGGCCGACTACATTGGCAAGCTGTTCAAGAACGTGCCGGTGCTCGACACCGGCGCGCGGGGCGCCACCATCACCTTCGTGCAGCGTGGCGTGGGCGATGTGCTCCTGGCCTGGGAGAACGAAGCCTTCCTGGCGTTGAAGGAGTTCGGTCCAGACAAGTTCGAGATCGTCGTGCCCTCGGTTTCCATCCTGGCCGAGCCTTCGGTGGCCGTGGTCGACAAGGTGGTCGATCGCCGCGGCACCCGCGCCGTCGCCGAGGAATACCTCAAGTACCTGTATTCCGACGAAGGCCAGGACATCGCCGGCCGCAATTTCTACCGCCCGACCGGCGACAAGGCCAAGTCCAAATACGACAAGCAGTTCCCCAAGCTCGACCTCGTCACCATCGACTCGGCCTTCGGCGGCTGGGAGAAGGCCGACAAGACGCACTTCGCCGACGGCGGCAGCTTCGACAAGCTCTACGTGCCCAAGTGAACCGTCGGCGCCGTTGGCGCTAGGCCGATCGGACTGGCCCGGCCCATGCGGGCGGCCGAGTCCGCCACACAGAATGCTCCCGAACTTTGCAGGCTAGTGCTTGCTTCATTCGGGAGCTTTCATGTTTTTGGACCAGACAAAATCTTGGGCGTCGGTGGCGGGCACCCTGCTGCTGGCCGCCGCATTGGCAGGCTGCGGCAGCGGGGGCGACTCGCCGCTGATACCGGTGCAGAACACGTTCGTGGCCATGGGCGATTCGTTTTCGAGCGGCCACGGCACCGAGGCCTATCCGGACATGAGCCAGTGCAGCCGCACCCGCTATTCCTATCCCAACCTGTGGGCGCTGCGGCACGGCCAGCAGGGCTTCACCTTCGTGGCCTGCCAGGGCGCCACCACCGACAACGTGCTGCGCACCGCGCAGACGGAGCAGGGCGAGATCCGCCCACAAATCGAGGCGGTGACCGCCGCCACGCAGATCGTGACCATCACCATCGGCGGCAACGACACCGGTTTTTCCGGGATCGCCGACGCGTGCGCGATCAGCGAGATCTTCGATCGCGACAAGGCCTCGTGCCTGCGCAAGATCGAAAACGTGCTCGACATGGTGCAGGGCTACCAGCTGCTGCCCGACAACACGACCTTCTACCAGCACCTGCTGCGCACCTACCAGGCGATTCGCGGCAGGGCGAGCCCGACCGCTGCCATCTTCGTGCTGGGCTATCCGCAGCTCTACTACCTGCCGACCGACCTGGAGGCGATCGGCCCGAACACGCGGCGCAAGGTCAATGAACTGATGGTGGAGATGAACGCGGTGATCCGGCGAGCGGCCGAAGACGCGGGCGTGACCTTCGTCACCGCCGACGTTCGCTTCGCCGGCCACGGCGCGGCCTGGGACAACCCGAACGGGGCCTGGATTAACAACATCACGCTGGAAGACAGCCACTCGAGCCTGCATCCCAACATCGACGGGCACGCGCTCGGCTATCTGGCCTCGCTCGAGGACGTGACCGGCCGCTGAGCCCCGGCGCGGGCTACAGGCGGCGGAATTCGGAGAGTTCGCGCGCCAGCCGCGAGAACTCCGAGCGCAGCGCCGGCGTGGCGCCGTAGAACACCAGGAATTTGCCTGACAGCGTGCGGGCATACAGGCGCGGCGCGACCAGCCAGTCGAGGCCCGGCACCCGCAGCACCTTGCAATAGGCGAGGTCGGCCAGCGGCAGACGCTTGTGCCAGATCCAGCGCTGCTCCAGGGCCTGCTCGCCCACGGTGGTGCGGCTTCGCAGCACGCAGACCCAGGTCCAGACCATCAACGCCAAACCGGCGGCTACCCACACCAGGCCCGGGCCGTAGGTGATCGCATCACGCTGCCAGAGCCGGATCACCCAGCCGATGCAGCCGCCCACCAGCAGGGTGGCGAGGGTCTGAAAAAACCGCGAGAAGGCCGGGCCTTCGACGCGGCCGTCGGTCGGCGCGTAGACGAAAGGCGCCGGCCCGAGGCCCGCGCCGAAACCCATGGCCATCATTTGGCGGGCTCCGCCGGCGCAGGAGCCGGCGTCTGGCCCTGCTTGAACATCTCGTCGATGCGCTTCTGTTGGTCTTCCTCGGACTCAGAGCTGGCGTCCGGCTCCTCGTTGACCGGCGCTTCGATCTGCACCTTGTCGAGATCGATCTGCTCCTCCTTGTCGAGGAAGATGGTCACCGTCTGCGGCACGAAGATCACCACCGCTACCAGCAGCAGTTGCAGCAGCACCCAGGGAATCGAGCCCAGGTAGATGTCGCTGGACTTGATCGGCTTTTCGATGCGCTTTTCCTTGAACAGCGTGTCGGCGATGCCGCGCAAATAGAACAGCGCAAAGCCGAAGGGCGGATGCATGAAGCTGGTCTGCATGTTCACGCACAGCAGCACGCCGAACCACACCAGGTCGATGCCCAGCTTGGCGGCCACCGGCCCGAGCATCGGCAGGATGATGAAGGCGATCTCGAAGAAGTCGAGGAAGAACGCCAGGAAGAAGATGAAGATGTTGACCGCGATCAGAAAGCCGACCTGGCCGCCCGGAAGCCCCGACAGCATGTGCTCCACCCACAGCGCGCCGTCCACGCCCTGGAACACCATCGAGAAGGTGCGCGCACCGATCAGGATGAACACCACCATGGCCGTCAGCCGCATGGTGCCCACCATGGCGTCCCAGATGAGCGCGCGCGTCAGCCGCTTGTGGATGGCGGCCAGCACCAGCGCGCCCACCACGCCCATGGCGCCG
The nucleotide sequence above comes from Xylophilus sp. GOD-11R. Encoded proteins:
- a CDS encoding sulfate adenylyltransferase subunit 1; the encoded protein is MSNSSTAVATAAAAAADTGTALRFITCGSVDDGKSTLIGRLLVDTRAVLSDQLAGVQRSGATDLALLTDGLSAEREQGITIDVAYRYFATAGRKFIIGDAPGHEQYTRNMVTAASSADAAVVLVDATKLRWASGDGAAAHELLPQTRRHSLLTRLLRVPSVIFAVNKLDAVDHPTVAFDRIRAALETFARDAGITVATTVPMSALEGWNVVEPRAGWAGYEGPSLLQILEGLPVTAADVDLPFAFPVQWVEKFSASADTEKGRRVFWGRINAGQVAPGQDIVVMPAGTSARVAQVLDHARSEKSAIAAGHSAGIVLDREVDVSRGDWLLAPGAFEPARTLRATVAWLDDEALVPGRVYWALHGHRWVKAKVARIVDRLDIQTLERQPADRLEANALGHVEFSLQEPLATLPFERSRTLGALVLVDTASQRTSGAVFVEA
- the cysD gene encoding sulfate adenylyltransferase subunit CysD; protein product: MNARTDPQILRPTHLANRHLDALEEEAIFILREVAAVFERPALLFSGGKDSLVLLKLAEKAFGAGRIPYPLLMIDTGHNFQEVTDFRDQRAAELKAELIVRSVEDSMARGTVRLAHAGESRNAHQSVTLLEAIEEFRFDALIGGARRDEEKARAKERIFSHRDSFGQWQPKAQRPELWNLFNTRIQPGEHFRVFPISNWTELDVWQYIAREDIALPSLYYTHEREVVERKGLLVPVTPLTPPRDGETPVVRQVRFRTVGDITCTCPVASDAANAEDVVIETLSAEVSERGSTRMDDKTSDASMEKRKKDGYF
- a CDS encoding phosphoadenylyl-sulfate reductase — its product is MTTNALLALQRGRPSADFDAKVAHSIALLQRAEREYSPLTQASSLGAEDMVVTDLIQRGGIASAVFVLDTGKLHEPTVALIGRLEAHYQRTVEVYRPDAAVAAAFVAENGEEAMYRSIGLRKQCCDIRKMVPLEAALAGKRAWITGLRREQSQARAEVHDIEAPGESGRAKVNPLAAWTWGDVWHYIELHGVPYNPLHDEFFPSIGCAPCTRAVTLGEDFRSGRWWWESESAKECGLHVEGSHDGAPSGSSHDDPSTADPTVSANSSATVSPISFFPPRQQKETTA
- a CDS encoding DUF934 domain-containing protein translates to MTTLPLRILSADDATDDLPAVLTLANDEDPLTLADRLGDLQRIELVFPKFTDGRAYSQAFLLRRRLGFKGDIRATGDVLIDQLVQMSRMGFSSAVLKAGLDASAAARQFERFPAFYQGDAVTVAPHFAATAAA
- a CDS encoding nitrite/sulfite reductase, which translates into the protein MYQYTEFDRQFVRQRADQYRDQLERWQAGALSDDEFKPLRLQNGWYVQRYAPMLRVAVPYGEISSAQIRVLGRIAREYDEPEAEVFQRAMEGQGALGTTSLPTHCGHFTTRQNVQFNWIPLAKSADVMDLLASVDMHGIQTSGNCIRNITTDERAGVAADEIADPRPFGEIMRQWSTLHPEFAFLPRKFKIAITGATEDRAATAWHDVGLHLLRDDTGALGFRVAAGGGMGRTPIVGTVLREFLPWDQILNYLEAVVRVYNRYGRRDNIYKARIKILVKAEGQRYIDDVEAEYRQIVEHDGAPHTISQAEYDRVAASFVPPALAPLGDAASADAALAQAAAAEPAFARWLQRNVAPHQNPALRAVTLSFKRPGLSPGDATADQLDTAAALADRFSAGEARVTHDQNLLLPWVPAAELHALWQAARAAGFASTNVHLLTDMIACPGGDFCALANARSLPIAAAITERYQDLDELDDIGEIDLHISGCINSCGHHHSGHIGILGVDKDGKEWYQVTLGGSDGSTLSGSPQAGKVVGPSFTGAEVPDVIEAVLGAYRDTREQGETFIATLRRVGIEPFKVAANAARAPKAEEAVA
- the mnmD gene encoding tRNA (5-methylaminomethyl-2-thiouridine)(34)-methyltransferase MnmD, with the protein product MAEPVEWRADGTPFSPRFQDRYRSEDGGLAQAREVFVAGCGLPQAWRGAARWCVLETGFGLGLNFLATWKAWRDDPDRPATLHYVATEAWPADADDVRRNAQVDPGFDDLGRQLADAWWGLDAGTHRLSLDGGRVLLTLLVGDSAEALRGLGRWADSVYLDGFSPDRNPDMWRAETLRAVARCCRPGARLSTWTVARTVRDGLTAAGFSVRKVEGVPPKRHNLQAELVHLPARHVALPDRAPGRCVVAGAGLAGAAAARSLALRGWRATVFDPANSPASGASGVPAGLFAPHVSADDAVLSRLSRAGVRSLCATADELLERSVDWDISGVTQIREGQLPVFHRQAGWMRPAALVRAMLATPGVTVRYGEALDLAAIEAETLVIIATGHASGLQLGYGLTLQPVAGQVSYGPTDDAPAVDGPWNGHGHFLPRVPDHSGANFWLTGASFERDSAAVVVPDGELETHRAGNRQRLAELLPLLEPALPTMFTAASDWRGVRGTSPDRLPIVGPWPDDTSRVWACTALGARGITMAVLCAEILAARLHGEPMPVDAGLVKAVGTKRIVRRIARKTGNA
- a CDS encoding oxidative damage protection protein, yielding MARTVQCIKLGTEAEGLDFPPYPGELGKRIWQNVSKQAWADWIKQQTMLVNENRLNLADARARQYLARQMEKHFFGDGADAAQGYVPPTAA
- a CDS encoding sulfate ABC transporter substrate-binding protein, with the translated sequence MQARRDFIKIPLAASLASLMALPGGAAFAQAPAAVTLLNVSYDPTRELYVDYNQAFAKYWKGKTGQDVSIKQSHGGSGKQARSIIDGIDSDVATLALGGDIDALVKHNGLVKADWQKRLPHNSAPYTSTIVFLVKKGNPKALKDWDDLIKPGVQVITPNPKTSGGARWNYLAAWEFGRRKYKGDQGAADYIGKLFKNVPVLDTGARGATITFVQRGVGDVLLAWENEAFLALKEFGPDKFEIVVPSVSILAEPSVAVVDKVVDRRGTRAVAEEYLKYLYSDEGQDIAGRNFYRPTGDKAKSKYDKQFPKLDLVTIDSAFGGWEKADKTHFADGGSFDKLYVPK
- a CDS encoding SGNH/GDSL hydrolase family protein, which produces MFLDQTKSWASVAGTLLLAAALAGCGSGGDSPLIPVQNTFVAMGDSFSSGHGTEAYPDMSQCSRTRYSYPNLWALRHGQQGFTFVACQGATTDNVLRTAQTEQGEIRPQIEAVTAATQIVTITIGGNDTGFSGIADACAISEIFDRDKASCLRKIENVLDMVQGYQLLPDNTTFYQHLLRTYQAIRGRASPTAAIFVLGYPQLYYLPTDLEAIGPNTRRKVNELMVEMNAVIRRAAEDAGVTFVTADVRFAGHGAAWDNPNGAWINNITLEDSHSSLHPNIDGHALGYLASLEDVTGR